The following are from one region of the Lepeophtheirus salmonis chromosome 8, UVic_Lsal_1.4, whole genome shotgun sequence genome:
- the LOC121123591 gene encoding polyprenal reductase: MSNVFLSDNMWIFGIDVNLIWALLGFYSIWMIFFGTFVLYFERSLPKILNDAFKYGKTLANNCDGHHFLIRWAQVPKSYFLHFYVFATTYIFIIIYICLHIYLEPLSLRSVKGCPEWIKSALNFIGGSDRNVSTDVESVVVVILLFGLQSVRRLYECFYVNVDTGSKMNILHYIVGITHYFSAFTGLLLEAPGFVPNENIIHFDEKVHAKIKWINVHLNLYNFSLRHLIGSIVFLAAWQIQFNAHKTFAHLKRKQLLSGDPVYSIPYGSSFNYVSCPHYSAEIVLYASVAGICGFRHTTMNVVALWVLINQTITGLMSHHWYLKSFNGYPTSRKAIIPYIL, translated from the coding sequence ATGAGCAATGTCTTTCTTTCAGATAACATGTGGATCTTTGGTATTGATGTTAATCTGATTTGGGCCTTACTTGGATTTTATTCCATTTGGATGATATTTTTCGGAACGTTTGTCCTCTACTTTGAGAGATCATTACCAAAGATTTTAAATGATGCATTCAAATACGGAAAAACATTGGCTAATAATTGTGATGGCCATCATTTTTTGATCCGTTGGGCTCAAGTCCCAAAATCATATTTCCTACACTTTTATGTGTTTGCcacaacttatatttttatcatcatttacaTCTGTCTACATATTTACTTAGAACCTCTCTCCTTACGGAGCGTCAAAGGATGCCCAGAGTGGATAAAAAGTGCATTAAATTTCATCGGTGGATCAGATCGGAATGTCAGTACAGATGTAGAGTCTGTAGTAGTGGTCATCCTTCTCTTCGGGCTTCAATCTGTTAGACGTCTCTACGAATGCTTTTACGTTAATGTTGATACGGGATCTAAAATGAACATCCTTCATTACATTGTTGGCATAACACATTACTTCAGTGCATTTACGGGACTACTCTTGGAGGCCCCAGGTTTTGTGcctaatgaaaatataatccaCTTTGATGAAAAAGTACACGCTAAAATTAAATGGATCAAcgttcatttaaatttatacaacttTTCCCTCAGACATCTCATAGGATCCATAGTGTTTCTCGCTGCATGGCAAATCCAATTTAATGCTCATAAAACATTTGCACATCTCAAAAGAAAACAGTTGCTCTCAGGGGATCCTGTGTATTCAATCCCCTACGGATCCAGCTTTAATTATGTATCTTGTCCACATTATTCCGCTGAAATAGTATTATATGCGTCTGTCGCTGGGATATGCGGGTTTAGACATACGACCATGAACGTTGTGGCACTGTGGGTCCTGATTAATCAAACAATTACTGGACTCATGAGTCATCATTGGTATCTAAAATCATTCAATGGCTATCCCACATCTCGTAAAGCAATTATTCCATATATTCTCTGA
- the Dtwd2 gene encoding tRNA-uridine aminocarboxypropyltransferase 2 produces the protein MDFEIEFMEEDEAPQVSRSKCPNCERPLKVCWCSFLASPPILPKRTRIVLLQHPKECKRAIRTGLIVMRGMDPRACSLFVGTKFPGQNEELKRLLTTESQVYLLFPSGNGPLQELESLADSALLQGSTLRTFIFLDGTWDEAKKMFARSPLLKDLPRIQLKMEGKSEYSVRTQPSDQCFSTLECVSRVVSVMERDPSLYNRLIMPMKAMCNAQINHGSVEHDSKESKKHFNKLNMK, from the exons ATGGACTTTGAAATAGAATTCATGGAGGAGGACGAGGCTCCTCAAGTCTCTCGCTCTAAATGTCCAAATTGTGAGCGTCCTCTCAAAGTCTGTTGGTGTTCCTTCCTGGCATCTCCTCCCATTCTTCCGAAAAGGACTCGCATTGTACTCCTTCAGCATCCCAAAGAATGCAAAAGAGCGATTCGTACGGGTCTAATAGTGATGCGAGGCATGGATCCGCGTGCTTGCTCCCTTTTTGTGGGAACAAAGTTTCCTGGCCAAAATGAAGAGCTCAAACGCCTCTTGACCACTGAATCTCAGG tgTATCTTTTATTTCCCAGTGGAAATGGGCCTCTACAAGAATTGGAAAGCCTTGCAGACTCAGCCCTACTACAGGGTTCAACCTTGAGAACATTCATTTTCCTAGATGGAACATGGGACGAAGCCAAGAAAATGTTTGCTCGAAGTCCACTTCTCAAAGACTTACCcagaattcaattaaaaatggagGGTAAGAGTGAATACTCTGTTCGAACTCAACCCTCGGATCAGTGTTTCTCCACACTAGAGTGTGTTTCTAGAGTTGTGAGTGTGATGGAGAGGGATCCCAGTCTCTATAATAGACTTATCATGCCAATGAAGGCCATGTGCAACGCTCAAATCAATCATGGATCCGTGGAGCACGACAGCAAAGAATCTAAAAAACACTTTAACAAacttaatatgaaataa